The following are encoded in a window of Microbacterium sp. LWO13-1.2 genomic DNA:
- a CDS encoding extracellular solute-binding protein: MNRNGKRKIALTAVAGASVLALGLTACGTGGGGETAASGFDPESAKGQDITFWVMGGDTPEEAREFLVDAYEEATGGTLTIEQQDWSDALTKLTNQLPDAKNTPDVTEIGNTWSPTFTTAGAFSDLSPIFEDLGGDKLLESFVEVGEVDGKQYALPYYFGSRYITYRKDIWTAAGLEVPKTLDEFSESVKALHTDGQSGFYIGGQDWRNGISWIFANGGELAKKDGDKWASTLSDPKSIAGLEQFQDIFTGASNAPATEDDSTPWININNDKGGAAPTAATIIAPGWAHWSVGDYTGDNDEGAEVREWNDATFGVFPLPGLEEGSVAPVFAGGSNIGVSAKSENQAGAKELLRIIYSDEYQTLLAKNGLGPANVDFVGDLGDDQFAEALVDSALGSKLTPAAPGWAAVEGKKILEEFFGKVAEGGDVADLAKEYDAKIDAVING; this comes from the coding sequence ATGAATAGAAACGGGAAGCGCAAGATCGCGCTCACCGCCGTGGCGGGGGCATCGGTCCTCGCCCTCGGCCTGACGGCCTGCGGCACCGGCGGAGGCGGCGAAACGGCCGCGTCCGGATTCGACCCGGAGTCCGCCAAGGGACAGGACATCACCTTCTGGGTGATGGGTGGGGACACCCCCGAAGAGGCTCGCGAGTTCCTCGTCGATGCGTATGAAGAAGCGACCGGCGGCACGCTCACCATCGAGCAGCAGGACTGGAGCGACGCGCTCACCAAGCTGACCAACCAGCTTCCCGACGCCAAGAACACCCCTGATGTGACCGAGATCGGCAACACCTGGTCGCCCACCTTCACGACAGCCGGTGCGTTCAGCGACCTGAGCCCGATCTTCGAGGATCTCGGCGGCGACAAGCTGCTGGAGTCGTTCGTCGAGGTCGGCGAAGTGGACGGCAAGCAGTACGCGCTGCCGTACTACTTCGGCTCCCGATACATCACCTACCGCAAGGACATCTGGACCGCTGCCGGGCTCGAGGTTCCGAAGACGCTCGACGAGTTCAGCGAGTCGGTCAAGGCGCTTCACACCGACGGCCAGTCCGGTTTCTACATCGGCGGTCAGGACTGGCGCAACGGCATCTCCTGGATCTTCGCCAACGGGGGAGAGCTGGCCAAGAAGGACGGCGACAAGTGGGCTTCCACGCTGTCCGACCCGAAGTCCATCGCGGGACTCGAGCAGTTCCAGGACATCTTCACGGGTGCATCGAACGCTCCGGCCACCGAGGACGACTCGACGCCATGGATCAACATCAACAACGACAAGGGCGGCGCGGCTCCGACCGCGGCGACGATCATCGCTCCGGGCTGGGCTCACTGGTCGGTGGGCGACTACACCGGTGACAACGACGAGGGCGCCGAGGTCCGTGAGTGGAACGACGCCACGTTCGGCGTGTTCCCGCTCCCCGGCCTCGAGGAGGGCTCGGTGGCACCGGTCTTCGCCGGCGGCTCGAACATCGGTGTCTCGGCCAAGAGCGAGAACCAGGCAGGGGCCAAGGAGCTCCTCCGGATCATCTACTCGGACGAGTACCAGACGCTGCTCGCCAAGAACGGCCTGGGTCCGGCGAATGTCGACTTCGTCGGCGATCTCGGCGACGACCAGTTCGCTGAGGCGCTCGTCGACTCCGCACTCGGCTCGAAGCTGACCCCGGCAGCGCCCGGTTGGGCGGCGGTCGAGGGCAAGAAGATCCTGGAGGAGTTCTTCGGCAAGGTCGCGGAGGGCGGAGACGTCGCAGACCTGGCGAAGGAGTACGACGCCAAGATCGACGCCGTCATCAACGGTTGA
- a CDS encoding NUDIX domain-containing protein, which yields MTQSHGIRVAVSTVILTLRRTANGEAVLALPLVLRTREPYADQWALPGGWLTVAESAVDAAARTLAETTGLSPSYLEQLYAFGAVDRSPTRVVSIVYWALLRSDDVDAQSAAHLASGHAPENVRWFDVDALPPLAFDHNQIVEYALWRLRNKVGYSRVAHGFLPAEFTLADLREAYEAILGRHLDPANFRRQVEAAGNLLPTERFRTGSHRPARLYRYNTDVELADRGPLGSDETSTR from the coding sequence ATGACTCAAAGCCACGGCATCCGAGTCGCCGTCTCGACGGTGATCCTGACGCTGCGCCGCACTGCGAACGGCGAAGCCGTACTCGCGCTGCCCCTCGTGCTGCGCACCAGAGAGCCCTACGCCGACCAGTGGGCGCTGCCCGGCGGCTGGCTCACCGTTGCGGAATCCGCAGTCGACGCGGCCGCGCGCACCCTGGCAGAGACGACCGGCCTCTCGCCGAGCTACCTCGAACAGCTCTATGCGTTCGGCGCCGTGGACCGCTCCCCCACCCGCGTGGTCTCCATCGTCTACTGGGCGCTGCTGCGCTCGGATGACGTCGATGCACAGAGCGCTGCGCACCTGGCCTCCGGACACGCACCGGAGAACGTTCGATGGTTCGACGTCGACGCTCTGCCGCCACTCGCCTTCGACCACAACCAGATCGTCGAGTACGCGCTCTGGCGGCTCCGCAACAAGGTCGGCTACAGCCGGGTCGCGCACGGCTTCCTGCCCGCCGAATTCACGCTCGCCGACCTCCGCGAGGCCTACGAGGCGATCCTCGGCCGCCACCTCGATCCGGCGAACTTCCGCCGCCAGGTCGAAGCCGCCGGCAACCTTCTCCCCACCGAGCGCTTCCGCACCGGCAGCCACCGTCCCGCCCGCCTCTACCGCTACAACACCGACGTCGAGCTCGCCGATCGCGGCCCGCTCGGCTCCGACGAAACGAGCACCCGATGA
- the nadA gene encoding quinolinate synthase NadA: MSITFVPTPTVPEADASVDHAIQAIVSGASIDATCSTDLAAGPWDFDSRPGYGPGSSMGDVIPTGAPRQGELPAAYREAGEDELDARIRAAKATLGDRVVILGHFYQREEVVRHADYVGDSFQLATAAKGRADAEAIVFCGVHFMAETADLLSGPDQAVILPNLAAGCSMADMADIDQVEECWEQLADVLGDMDAVDETGRVPVIPVTYMNSSAAIKGFVGRHGGIVCTSSNAQTVLEWAFERGQRVLFFPDQHLGRNTAKAMGVPLEQMPMWNPRRPLGGSTATELVDSRVILWHGFCSVHRRFTVAQIDQARAENPDVRVIVHPECPMEVVDAADEAGSTDYIRRAIDAATEPTAFAIGTEINLVRRLAAQYPQHEIFCLDPVVCPCSTMYRIHPGYLAWVLEELVAGRTPNRIQVSADVADPARVALERMLAAKPPVVDGVR, encoded by the coding sequence ATGAGCATCACCTTCGTCCCGACGCCCACCGTTCCCGAGGCCGACGCCTCGGTCGATCACGCGATCCAGGCGATCGTCTCCGGCGCCTCCATCGACGCCACGTGCAGCACCGATCTCGCGGCCGGTCCATGGGACTTCGACAGCCGCCCCGGCTACGGGCCCGGCTCGTCGATGGGCGACGTCATCCCGACCGGGGCCCCTCGTCAGGGCGAACTGCCCGCCGCATACCGCGAGGCAGGCGAAGACGAGCTCGACGCGCGGATCCGCGCCGCCAAGGCGACGCTCGGAGACCGGGTCGTCATCCTCGGCCACTTCTACCAGCGCGAAGAGGTGGTCCGCCACGCGGACTACGTCGGCGACTCCTTCCAGCTCGCGACGGCGGCGAAGGGACGCGCAGATGCCGAGGCGATCGTCTTCTGCGGAGTGCACTTCATGGCCGAGACCGCCGACCTGCTCTCCGGTCCGGATCAGGCCGTGATCCTGCCGAACCTCGCCGCCGGCTGCTCGATGGCCGATATGGCAGACATCGACCAGGTCGAGGAGTGCTGGGAGCAGCTGGCCGACGTGCTCGGAGACATGGACGCCGTGGACGAGACCGGCCGGGTTCCGGTCATCCCGGTGACCTACATGAACTCCTCCGCCGCGATCAAGGGCTTCGTCGGACGGCACGGCGGCATCGTCTGCACGTCATCGAACGCGCAGACCGTCCTGGAGTGGGCGTTCGAGCGGGGGCAGCGCGTGCTCTTCTTCCCCGATCAGCACCTGGGCCGCAACACCGCCAAGGCGATGGGCGTCCCTCTCGAGCAGATGCCGATGTGGAATCCGCGGCGTCCGCTCGGCGGCTCCACCGCCACCGAGCTCGTCGATTCGCGGGTCATCCTGTGGCACGGGTTCTGCTCGGTGCACCGACGCTTCACGGTCGCGCAGATCGACCAGGCGCGAGCCGAGAATCCGGACGTACGCGTGATCGTGCACCCGGAGTGCCCGATGGAAGTGGTGGATGCCGCAGACGAAGCCGGCTCCACGGACTACATCCGCCGCGCGATCGACGCCGCGACAGAACCGACCGCCTTCGCTATCGGCACCGAGATCAACCTCGTTCGTCGGCTCGCCGCTCAGTACCCCCAGCACGAGATCTTCTGCCTCGACCCGGTCGTCTGCCCGTGCTCCACGATGTACCGCATCCACCCCGGCTACCTCGCCTGGGTGCTCGAGGAACTCGTCGCCGGTCGCACGCCCAACCGCATCCAGGTGTCCGCCGACGTCGCCGACCCCGCACGCGTGGCGCTGGAGCGGATGCTGGCGGCGAAGCCGCCCGTCGTGGACGGCGTCCGATGA
- the nadB gene encoding L-aspartate oxidase: MNTLVVGSGIAGLTAALHAHEAGHAVTIVTKAALGDGCTGFAQGGVAGVYGPRDSAAQHASDTLIAGAGLSDAAAVDVLVAEGATRIAELIARGVAFDRSADGELLLGREAAHSHARIVHAGGDATGAAISRALVAAVRRTSIEVVEDAFLIDLIVRDGAVRGIRLLIDGSTADLAADAVILATGGAGHLYAHTTNPAGTTGDGIAAALRAGAEVADLEFVQFHPTILAAGPAFLISEAVRGEGATLIDDAGRRFTFDVHPDGELAPRDVVSRAIARQATAQGSPVRLDATMIGASALAQRFPTIDRVTRERGFDWAREPIPVTPAAHYLMGGVVTDLDGRTSLPGLFAVGEVARTGVHGANRLASNSLLEGAVFGARAAAALGSPRASDRPLPAEKIPLNLANTGSFRDGNERGPFSRAALQQVMWDEVGLLRTDDSLADALNTIRAWRAGATAAHTVAEHEDVNLLLLADATASAALARTESVGAHYRSADRIEAPQLETV, translated from the coding sequence ATGAACACGCTCGTGGTGGGATCGGGAATCGCGGGCCTCACCGCGGCGCTCCATGCGCACGAGGCGGGCCACGCGGTCACCATCGTGACCAAGGCGGCGCTCGGCGACGGCTGCACGGGATTCGCCCAGGGCGGGGTCGCCGGCGTATACGGCCCTCGGGATTCAGCGGCCCAGCACGCGTCGGACACCCTGATCGCCGGCGCCGGTCTCTCGGATGCGGCGGCTGTCGATGTCCTCGTCGCCGAAGGTGCGACGAGGATCGCTGAACTCATCGCACGCGGCGTCGCTTTCGACCGGTCCGCCGACGGTGAACTGCTTCTCGGGCGCGAGGCCGCGCACAGCCACGCGAGGATCGTGCACGCCGGCGGCGACGCGACCGGTGCCGCCATCTCCCGCGCCCTGGTCGCTGCCGTGCGCCGCACCAGCATCGAGGTCGTCGAGGACGCGTTCCTGATCGATCTGATCGTCCGCGACGGCGCGGTGCGCGGCATCCGCCTGCTGATCGACGGCTCAACCGCCGACCTCGCCGCGGATGCCGTGATCCTGGCCACCGGCGGCGCTGGACACCTGTACGCGCACACGACCAACCCGGCCGGTACGACCGGTGACGGCATCGCCGCGGCGCTGCGCGCAGGCGCCGAGGTGGCCGATCTGGAGTTCGTCCAGTTCCACCCGACGATCCTGGCCGCCGGTCCGGCGTTCCTCATCTCCGAAGCCGTACGCGGCGAGGGGGCGACGCTCATCGACGACGCGGGGCGCCGGTTCACGTTCGACGTGCATCCAGACGGCGAACTCGCGCCCCGCGACGTCGTGTCCCGAGCGATCGCCCGCCAGGCCACCGCGCAGGGATCGCCGGTGCGGCTGGATGCCACGATGATCGGGGCTTCCGCCCTCGCTCAGCGCTTCCCGACCATCGATCGGGTCACCCGCGAACGCGGCTTCGATTGGGCACGCGAGCCGATCCCGGTGACGCCGGCGGCGCACTACCTGATGGGCGGGGTCGTGACCGACCTCGACGGCCGCACGTCGCTGCCCGGCCTCTTCGCCGTCGGCGAGGTCGCCCGTACCGGCGTGCACGGGGCGAACCGCTTGGCGTCGAACTCCCTGCTCGAGGGTGCGGTGTTCGGCGCCCGCGCTGCTGCGGCTCTCGGCTCGCCCCGGGCATCCGATCGCCCGCTCCCGGCGGAAAAAATCCCGCTGAACCTCGCGAATACCGGGTCTTTTCGCGACGGGAACGAACGGGGACCGTTCAGCCGGGCGGCGCTGCAGCAGGTGATGTGGGACGAAGTCGGGTTGCTCCGCACCGACGACAGCCTCGCCGATGCGCTCAACACGATCCGCGCCTGGCGTGCCGGTGCCACCGCTGCGCACACGGTCGCCGAGCACGAGGACGTGAATCTGCTTCTGCTCGCCGATGCCACGGCATCCGCCGCCCTCGCCCGCACCGAATCCGTCGGCGCCCACTACCGCAGCGCCGACCGCATCGAAGCACCACAACTGGAGACCGTCTGA
- a CDS encoding cysteine desulfurase family protein, protein MLYLDHAATSPVRPEVWEAMHPYLTGVYGNPSSHHTVGEAAASALDDARERVARVLGMRPSDVIFTAGGTEANNLAVKGIVLAALGSGRRHLVTTPIEHESILESADYLHRLHGVSVARVAVDAVGRVTPETLSTALRDDTALVSLGHANNEIGTVQDVASLAAVTGAAGVPLHVDAVQSAGWLPLNALGADAISLAGHKLGAPKGIGVLAVRGRVPLEPLLHGGGQERGRRSGTENVAGAVAMAVALELADTERDAVSARVSAATGRFIAGVLTAVPRAALTGDPVHRLPGTASFTFAGTSGEAVLLELERRGVISSSGSACAAGSDEPSHVLLACGILPEVAQTSVRFTFGREVLPDDAPEHLAALVADAVRAVAGS, encoded by the coding sequence ATGCTCTACCTCGACCACGCCGCGACCTCCCCGGTGCGTCCGGAAGTGTGGGAGGCCATGCACCCCTACCTGACCGGGGTGTACGGCAACCCCTCCAGTCACCACACCGTCGGCGAGGCTGCGGCGAGCGCACTGGATGACGCCAGGGAGCGTGTGGCGAGGGTGCTGGGGATGCGTCCCTCCGACGTCATCTTCACTGCCGGGGGCACCGAGGCCAACAACCTCGCAGTCAAGGGCATCGTGCTGGCGGCACTCGGGAGCGGCCGTCGACACCTGGTGACCACGCCCATCGAGCACGAATCGATCCTGGAATCAGCGGACTACTTGCACCGCCTCCACGGGGTGTCGGTCGCTCGCGTCGCGGTGGATGCCGTCGGGCGGGTCACTCCCGAGACGCTTTCCACCGCGCTGCGCGACGATACGGCTCTGGTGTCGCTCGGGCATGCGAACAACGAGATCGGTACGGTGCAGGATGTCGCTTCCCTCGCCGCAGTGACCGGCGCGGCCGGTGTTCCGCTCCACGTCGATGCCGTGCAGTCGGCCGGCTGGTTGCCGCTGAACGCACTCGGCGCCGACGCGATCTCGCTCGCCGGTCACAAGCTCGGCGCCCCCAAGGGGATCGGGGTGCTCGCGGTGCGAGGGCGGGTGCCGCTCGAACCCCTGCTGCACGGCGGCGGTCAGGAGCGTGGGCGCCGATCCGGCACTGAGAACGTCGCCGGGGCCGTGGCGATGGCCGTGGCGCTGGAGCTCGCCGACACGGAACGCGATGCCGTCTCCGCCCGCGTCAGCGCGGCGACCGGGCGATTCATCGCCGGAGTCCTGACCGCGGTTCCGCGAGCAGCACTCACCGGCGATCCGGTGCACCGCCTCCCGGGCACCGCGAGCTTCACCTTCGCGGGGACGAGCGGCGAGGCGGTGCTGCTGGAGCTGGAGCGGCGTGGAGTGATCTCTTCGAGCGGCTCGGCATGCGCCGCCGGAAGCGACGAGCCCTCGCACGTGCTGCTCGCGTGCGGCATCCTGCCTGAGGTCGCTCAGACATCGGTGCGGTTCACCTTCGGTCGCGAGGTCCTGCCGGATGACGCTCCCGAGCACCTCGCGGCGCTCGTCGCGGATGCGGTG
- the nadC gene encoding carboxylating nicotinate-nucleotide diphosphorylase has protein sequence MLTAATLTRVVGAALEEDAPWGDLTSSTLLPADATATADLVAREAGVFSGGDVFAAAFALTDPALVVDVHVGDGDSFTPGDVLASVSGSARSILTAERVALNFTQRMSGIATLTAAYVTAVTGTGARIADTRKTTPGLRAFERHAVVSGGGSNHRFSLSDAVMAKDNHLAVLKRSGADLATALRESLSRLPHTTHVVVEVDRLDQISAVLDGGAHTVLLDNFSLEDLRAGVDLIGDRATVEASGGVSLDTVRAIAETGVDVISVGALTHSARALDLGLDVRIA, from the coding sequence ATGCTCACCGCCGCCACCCTCACCCGTGTCGTCGGGGCAGCCCTCGAAGAGGACGCGCCCTGGGGCGATCTGACCAGCAGCACGCTGCTTCCCGCAGACGCCACCGCGACCGCCGACCTGGTCGCCAGAGAGGCCGGCGTCTTCAGCGGCGGCGATGTCTTCGCCGCCGCGTTCGCGCTGACCGACCCGGCACTCGTCGTCGACGTGCACGTCGGCGACGGTGATTCCTTCACTCCCGGCGACGTGCTCGCATCGGTGTCAGGGTCGGCGCGCAGCATCCTCACCGCCGAGCGCGTCGCCCTGAACTTCACGCAACGGATGAGCGGGATCGCCACGCTGACGGCCGCATACGTCACGGCGGTCACCGGCACCGGTGCGCGCATCGCCGACACCCGCAAGACCACCCCTGGGTTGCGTGCTTTCGAGCGGCACGCCGTCGTCTCGGGCGGCGGCAGCAATCACCGCTTCTCGCTCTCGGATGCGGTGATGGCGAAGGACAACCATCTCGCAGTGCTGAAGAGGTCGGGGGCGGATCTCGCGACGGCGCTCAGGGAGTCGCTGTCACGGCTTCCGCACACCACGCATGTGGTCGTCGAGGTCGACCGGCTCGACCAGATCTCCGCTGTGCTCGATGGCGGAGCGCACACCGTGCTGCTCGACAACTTCTCGCTCGAGGATCTCCGCGCCGGCGTCGACCTCATCGGAGATCGGGCGACCGTCGAGGCATCCGGAGGCGTCAGCCTCGACACCGTGCGGGCGATCGCCGAGACCGGCGTCGACGTCATCTCCGTCGGAGCGCTCACTCATTCTGCTCGGGCACTCGACCTCGGCCTGGATGTGCGGATCGCCTGA